In Streptomyces sp. NBC_01231, the sequence CCCTAGCGAATCCGGGGGTGAGGCCCAAGTGGAGACCGTGAGCCCTCACAACACCCCCTTACCTGCACGTTTACGTTCGCAATACATGCCTTTGCCAAGTTTTTGGATGCTGCCCCCGACATTCTATTTGCCTGTAGCAACCAACAGCTTCTATGGTTGCCCTAAGCAACAAACATGGGAGGTGTGATGGCAGGGCAGGCGCAGTACGAGGAGCTGATCCGTCAGTTCAGTGCCTTCGGCGCCGTACGCAGGGAGTTGGGACGCATTTTGCCGTCCGACTGCCCCAGCGGCTCCGCCGCCGTGCTGACCCTCCTCGACCGCCACGGGGACATGCGCATGAGCAAGCTCGCCGAGTTTCTCGCCGTGGACATGTCGGTGACCAGTCGGCATGTGGCCCACGTGGCCGACCGGGGCTGGATCGAGCGCTCCCCCGATCCGGCCGACAAGCGCTCACGCATCCTGCGCCTCACGCCGGCGGGCCGGGACCGGATGGACGAGCTGTCGCGACGGACCTCTCAGATGCTCGCCGAGCGGCTGAGCGACTGGAGTGACGACGAGGTCGGACAGCTCACCCACCTCATGGCGCGGCTCAGGTCGAGCTTCGACGACTGCCGTGTCACGACACCGGAGCCCCGGCCGCCCACCACGCACGAGCTCGAACGGTCCACGGACCGGTCCACCCGTACACCCGCGATCACCAAGTAAGAGAAGGAAGCTCATGGCAACGACCACACCAGCCGGTGTGCGGGCCCACACCAAGCACGGAGGAGGGGCCTCCGACAGCGATCCGATGACGCACCGGCAGATCATGGAGGCGCTCTCCGGGCTGCTGCTCGGGATGTTCGTGGCGATCCTGTCGTCCACGATCGTCACCAACGCGCTTCCCGAGATCATCGGCGACCTCGGCGGCGGCCAGTCCGCCTACACCTGGGTCGTCACCGCCGCGCTGCTGTCCATGACGGCGGCCACGCCCCTGTGGGGCAAGCTCTCCGACCTGTTCAGCAAGAAGGCTCTCGTCCAGATAGCCCTCGTCATCTACGTGCTCGGATCGGCCGCCGCGGGTCTGTCGCAGAACCCCGGCATGCTGATCGCCTGCCGCGTGGTGCAGGGCATCGGTGTCGGCGGTCTGTCCGCCCTCGCGCAGATCGTGATGGCCGCGATGATCTCCCCGCGTGAGCGCGGGCGCTACTCCGGCTACCTCGGCGCGACCTTCGCCATCGCCACCGTCGGCGGTCCGCTGCTCGGCGGTGTCATCACCGACACCTCGTGGCTCGGCTGGCGCTGGTGCTTCTACGTCGGTGTGCCGTTCGCGGTCATCGCGCTGATCGTGCTGCAGAAGACCCTGCACCTGCCCGTCGTCAAGCGGGAGGTCAAGGTCGACTGGGGCGGCGCGTTCTTCATCTCCGCCGCGGTCTCCCTGCTGCTGCTGTGGGTCACCTTCGCCGGTGACAAGTACGACTGGGTGTCGTGGCAGACGTACGCGATGGTCGGCGGCTCGATCGTGCTCGGTCTGCTGTTCGTGCTGGTCGAGTCCAAGGCCAGCGAGCCGATCATCCCGCTGCGGCTGTTCCGCAACCGCACCATCACGCTGTCCTCGCTCGCCTCGCTCTTCGTGGGCGTCGCGATGTTCACCGGCACCGTCTTCTTCAGCCAGTTCTTCCAGCTGGCCCGGGACAAGTCCCCGACCATGTCGGGTGTCATGACGATCCCGATGATCGGCGGTCTGTTCATCTCCTCGACCGTCTCCGGGCAGTTCATCACCCGGACCGGCAAGTGGAAGGTCTGGCTGGTCATCGGCGGCGTGCTGGTGACGGCCGGCCTGGGCCTGCTGGGCACCGTCCGGTACGACACGGACTACTGGAAGATGGCGATCTTCATGGCCCTGCTGGGCCTGGGCATCGGCATGATGATGCAGAACCTGGTGCTCTCCACGCAGAACCAGGTGGCCCCCGCCGACCTCGGCTCGGCCAGCTCCACGGTCACGTTCTTCCGTTCCCTGGGCGGTGCGGTCGGCGTCTCCGCGCTGGGCGCCGTGATGGCCCACCGCATCACCGACTACGCCCAGGACGGCATCGCCGACCTCGGCCCCAAGTACGCCTCCATGGCCTCGGGTGCCGGCTCCGGCTCCATCCCGGACATGGACAAGCTGCCCGCCCCGCTGCGCACGGTCATGGAGAGCGCGTACGGCCACGGCATCGCGGACGTCTTCCTGATCGCGTCGGGCCTGGCCCTGCTCGCCTTCCTCATCACGCTGTTCATCAAGGAGGTCCCGTTGCGGACGAAGGGCGCACTCGCGCAGACGGCCTCGGAGGAGACCCCGGACCAGGCGGCCCCGGCCGCGGCCGCGCAGACCCCCGCCGAGGTGCAGGCTCCGGCCGAGGCGCAGGCTTCCGCCCAGGCGCACGTCCCGAGCTGGGCCGTCACCGAGTCCACCACCGAGGCCGCTCCCGAGGGCACGCAGCGGCTCGCCGCGGTGGCAACGATCGCCCGTCCTGAGGGCTCGGCCGGTGTGCCGGTCGGTGGTTTCGTGCGGGGCGCGGAGGGTGTTCCGGTCGCGGGTGCGGCGGTGACGCTGATCTCACTGGCGGGTCGGCAACTGGGCCGCGCGGTCGCGCAGGCGGACGGCTCCTACGGGCTGGACGCTCCGGGCACGGGTTCGTATGTCCTGATCGCCTCGGCGGACGGCTTCCAGCCGCAGGCGTCCACCGTCGTGGTGGGCGGCGAGCCGGTGGCGTACGACATTCTCCTGAGCGGTACCAGTGGCCTGAGCGGGCTGGTGCGGGCCGCCCACACCGGCAGCCCGGTGAAGGACGCGATGGTCATCGTCACCGACGTACGCGGGGACCTGCTGGCCACCGCCGTCAGCGGTGAGCAGGGCGAGTTCTCGTTCGCGGAGCTGGTGCCCGGTGCGGTGACGGTCGCCGTGAACGCCGCCGGATACCGGCCGCGTGCCCTGCCGGTGGAGGTCGGCGGCAGCGGGGTGACCCGCGTCGAGGTGGACCTGGATTCCGGGGCTCAGCTGCAGGGGGTCGTGCGGGCGCCGCACGGTCCGCTGGCGGACGCCCGGGTGACGCTGGTCGACGCGGCCGGCAACGTCGTCGCCACCGCCACCACCGGCACCGACGGGGCGTACGCCTTCACCGATCTGGACGGGGGCGACTACACGGTCATCGCGACCGGATACGCCCCGGTCGCGACCGCGCTGACCGTCCAGGGCCAGGGCGTCGACGGCCACGACATCGAACTCTCCCACCCCGGCGAGTAGTTCGGATCCGGCCCGGGTCGGGCACGCCTCCGCTCGGAGCGTGCCCGGCGCGGGCCGTTCTCTTTATGACCAGTTTGTAATGCTTTCGCAGGGAGAAAAGGGATGGGACTGACCGCGAAGATCCGTACGCGGGACGGATGGGCCGTGTCGCACGCGGTAGTCACGGTGACCGACATGACCGGCTCGCAGGTGCTGCGCGCCGAGGCCGACTCCGAGGGTGCCGTACGGGACACGACCGCGCTGGCGCCGGGCGCGTACACCGTCATCGTCACGGCCGTCGGGTACGCGCCCGCCGCCGCGAGCGCCCTCGTCACGGCGAGCGGCCGGGCCGAGGTCGGCACCGTGACGCTGGCCCGGCAGGGCGGGACCGAGCTGCCGCCGCCGGGGCCGTGGACCGTCGACCCGGCGCACTCCAGTGTGTCCGCCGCCGCCCAGCACCTGGGTATCTCCACCGTGCACGGACGGTTCACCGAGTTCACGGCCTCGATCGAGGTCGCCCCGGACGACGTGGCCAAGTCCCGCGTGGAGGCGGTCATCCGGGCGGCGTCCATCGACACCGGCAACGGCATGCGCGACACGCACCTGAGGTCCGCGGACTTCCTGGACGTCGAGCGGTTCCCGGAGATCACGTACCACTCGACGGGACTGACGCCGGCCGGTTCGGACCGCTGGACCGTGCACGGGGAGCTGACCCTGCACGGCGTCGCCCGACCGGTCGACCTGGACCTCGCCTACCTCGGCACCGGCTCCGATCCCTGGGGCGGCACCCGGGCGGCCTACCGGGCGACGACGGAACTGCATCGCGAGGACTTCGCCATGAACTACAACCAGGTCGTCCAGGCGGGCATCGCCGCCATCGGCACGAAGCTGAAGGTGGAGCTGGACGTCCAGGCGGTGCAGGGCGACTCGCTGCCGCAGGCCTGAGGCCGGGGCTGAGGCCCGCGCCACGGGGCGCGGCGGCCCGTCGGCCCGCCGGCCAAGCCCGGCACCGCCTACATCAGCCCGACGACGCGGGGCGGGGCGAACAGATGGCGGGCGCGGTGTTCCTCGGCCACCATGACCGCGCCCGGCAGCAGTTCGGGGGAATCAGCCGCCCCGGCGAGGGAGTCGCGGTGGCCGGCGCAGGTCGTGCAGGAGGGGTCCCAGTCGGGCAGTGACGCGCGGTGCGCCTCGGCCAGATGACGGCTCAGGCTGACCTGCGTACCGACGACGCTGTCGGTGACGTCCCAGTCGACGCCGGGGTCCTCCGCGGCGAGCCCGGCGATGACGGCCTGCACGTGCTTCATCGCCTCGTAGCGGCGGACGCACTCGGCGCAGTCCCACATCCAGGCGGGTGGCAGTGGCCACTGGTCCTCGGGGCTGAGGTCTTCCGCACTCATGCGGGCCACGGTAGGGGCTGCGGCCCCGGCCCCGCAGGCGTCCGTTCGAACTGGACGCTCCTCGGCCGCGATCCGGGCCCTCTCCACATCCCGCTCCAGGAACGTCAGTTCCGTCCGGCCGAGCGGCCGGACACGCGCCCGTCGCCGCCGCTCACCCGTGCCACCAGG encodes:
- a CDS encoding YceI family protein, encoding MGLTAKIRTRDGWAVSHAVVTVTDMTGSQVLRAEADSEGAVRDTTALAPGAYTVIVTAVGYAPAAASALVTASGRAEVGTVTLARQGGTELPPPGPWTVDPAHSSVSAAAQHLGISTVHGRFTEFTASIEVAPDDVAKSRVEAVIRAASIDTGNGMRDTHLRSADFLDVERFPEITYHSTGLTPAGSDRWTVHGELTLHGVARPVDLDLAYLGTGSDPWGGTRAAYRATTELHREDFAMNYNQVVQAGIAAIGTKLKVELDVQAVQGDSLPQA
- a CDS encoding MarR family transcriptional regulator, with translation MAGQAQYEELIRQFSAFGAVRRELGRILPSDCPSGSAAVLTLLDRHGDMRMSKLAEFLAVDMSVTSRHVAHVADRGWIERSPDPADKRSRILRLTPAGRDRMDELSRRTSQMLAERLSDWSDDEVGQLTHLMARLRSSFDDCRVTTPEPRPPTTHELERSTDRSTRTPAITK
- a CDS encoding MFS transporter, which gives rise to MATTTPAGVRAHTKHGGGASDSDPMTHRQIMEALSGLLLGMFVAILSSTIVTNALPEIIGDLGGGQSAYTWVVTAALLSMTAATPLWGKLSDLFSKKALVQIALVIYVLGSAAAGLSQNPGMLIACRVVQGIGVGGLSALAQIVMAAMISPRERGRYSGYLGATFAIATVGGPLLGGVITDTSWLGWRWCFYVGVPFAVIALIVLQKTLHLPVVKREVKVDWGGAFFISAAVSLLLLWVTFAGDKYDWVSWQTYAMVGGSIVLGLLFVLVESKASEPIIPLRLFRNRTITLSSLASLFVGVAMFTGTVFFSQFFQLARDKSPTMSGVMTIPMIGGLFISSTVSGQFITRTGKWKVWLVIGGVLVTAGLGLLGTVRYDTDYWKMAIFMALLGLGIGMMMQNLVLSTQNQVAPADLGSASSTVTFFRSLGGAVGVSALGAVMAHRITDYAQDGIADLGPKYASMASGAGSGSIPDMDKLPAPLRTVMESAYGHGIADVFLIASGLALLAFLITLFIKEVPLRTKGALAQTASEETPDQAAPAAAAQTPAEVQAPAEAQASAQAHVPSWAVTESTTEAAPEGTQRLAAVATIARPEGSAGVPVGGFVRGAEGVPVAGAAVTLISLAGRQLGRAVAQADGSYGLDAPGTGSYVLIASADGFQPQASTVVVGGEPVAYDILLSGTSGLSGLVRAAHTGSPVKDAMVIVTDVRGDLLATAVSGEQGEFSFAELVPGAVTVAVNAAGYRPRALPVEVGGSGVTRVEVDLDSGAQLQGVVRAPHGPLADARVTLVDAAGNVVATATTGTDGAYAFTDLDGGDYTVIATGYAPVATALTVQGQGVDGHDIELSHPGE